The Leptospira paudalimensis region TCTTTCCAAATAACAACTGTTTATTAGGCTGAAATTTTATATCTGCTCCATTTTCTTCGGACAATGATAAGGAAGGAGAATTCTCACCCAAACAGTAAGTTTTTTTGATTTCTTCTGTTGAGGATTCAATGAGTTTTGTTTTGAGTACACTAAGTTCGGAAAAACTATTTTTCACATTATAATTCCCTTCATAGGCAACATTGTTTCCATTCACAAGAGTTGTGACTGTAAACAAAGCTGGTTCATTCCAGCCACGTGAAATCTTTCGAAACACCATTGGGAATTCGGCAAAACTAGGAACCAAGTTTCCACACCAATCGGACTTTGGAGGATTGTATTGGATCGATTTCCAATCTTCTTTCCAATAATTGGTTTCAGAAATATTTTCTGGATGTTCCTCCATTAAATAAAATAGGAGGAATAACCCAATAAATGCAACGAGAACTAAACTAATTTTTTGTTTCATACTTCTAATAAAGAATGTTTACGCCTTGTGTAGACAAAGTAAGATCCAACTGCCAAAATGAATCCTGGGAATAGAAATACTCCAATGACCCAAGCAACTAACTTTTGATTGTCGGATAATGAAATGGTATCCACTTCTTCCTTTTTTAATGGAATCTCAGCGACAATATTATCTTGGAATAAACCAGTTATCGAAACTGTTGAAAATTGCGAGTTCATCACATAAGGTATGAATTGATCGGTAAGCCAACTAGTCCCTGTGTGCAGAATGATTTTTCCTGACTTTTCCCCTGTGAGTGACATAGGAGACAAGACTACCGAAAGGATTTTACTTTCTTTCTTTTCGTTTGCATCCATTTTACCATTTTTGTTTAGGTCTTGGTAGGCATCAAAACCAGATTCAAGTAAGGTGGCAGATTTCCAAACAAATGGAGTTGGTGCATTGGGTTCGGTTTCCAAATAACCACTGTAAGGAAACAAAATCCCCGTATCTTTTTTTTGTAAAAGTTCTGTGATTGGATTTTCAGGGAAACGTTTTGCAACAATAAATCCAGGTTTTTCTTCCCTTTCAATCATTGGAGAAACATTAAACTTCAAACCTGCTGATTGTAATAACCAACCAAAATCCTCACTCCCTTTTGGTTCCATGGTGATGAGAATTTTTCCATTTTTTTCTAAAACGTACTTGGTGATTTCATCTCTTGCTTCTTTCGAAAACGGAACCGTTGGTCCAAGGATCACAAGCATATCTGCATCTTCTGGAAGTTTGGAAGGCCAACCTTGTGCAAATCCAAGTTCTGCCACTTTAAAATTTAAGAATTGTAAAGCGGATACAAATCGGTTTACCTGTTCGTTTGGAAGTGCCCTAAAAGCCATTCCATATCGTTCCCCATTGGCAACAGTGAAATAAACTTTTTTTTGTTCGGTTGTGACATTGAGAAGAGCACCAACTAACTTACGTTCTAAGTCTTCCAGATCCTTTGGTTCTTTCGCAATTACCCTTTCTTCTGCAAAAGGAATGGCAGATGTTAATACAGATTGTTTTTTAGAACGAACAAAAATGGTTCCATTAGAAACTTGTCCAAATTCTTTTAATAAATCAATTTCTACATCCGCATTGATGAACTGGACTGTAATGTGAGAATTTTCAGACTTAATTTGGTCGAGTAAAATCTCAATGTCTGGTCTTACGCGTGTTAAGGCAAAAGCCGCTAATTTATCTCCATTCGCTGGCCCATCGGCTTCGAGAGGCCTTGGGTAAAACGCTGTAATTGTTACATCTTGCGTGATTGGTTTGATGAGGTTTCTTGAAATTTGGGAAAGAGAAAATTTCCCTTGGCTACTCAAATCAAAATTATAATTCCGTTTGATCGCAAAATAATTGACTGCCACAAGAATCGGTAATACAAACAAAAATCCTAATACTGCATTTTGTAATAAGGAACTTTTCGATTTTGCTAAATTACTTTGTGCTTCGAGAGAGGATTTGCCAATCTCAAGAAGGATGATTTGTAAAAGGAAAACCAAAGAAAAAAGAACCACACATAATAAGAGGAATTCTCTAACTTTTGGAATGGCGCTCACTTCTTCATTAAAACCAACAACTGGTTTTAAATCTAAAAAATCACGTAAAACAGATAACAAAAAGGCTGCAATACCAAATACGGCAGCAATGTATCGGTTTTGGTCTTCTTTTCTAATCCCTTTAGAAAACGCACGAACGATTGTGTCTGATGCTAAAAATAAAAACACCACACCCAAAAAGATGATTTTTCGTTTTGGATCCACCACCATTCCATCAAACAAGAAATAGGCGAAAAGAGAAACTAAACTTACAAACGGTAAAACTCTATCAGCTGATAATAACATGATCTAACCTCTCCATCTCCTGGATTCCAAGACCTTTACGGTTAAGTATAAAAATAGGAAAGTTCCACTTAAGAAAAATACAATCCCCGTCAAAGGCAAAACACCTTTGGCAAACGCAGCGAAGTGGGAAAATATATGCAAATGGAATAAAACTTTTCTTGTAGTAGCTTGGAACAAATGCGAGAAATAACCCACTACCCAAAGTGTCAAAATGATGAGCACTGAGATAAGAAGTGAGATCATTTGGTTTTTGCCAAGACTAGAACCAAACATTCCTATCGCGAATGTAAAAACACCAAGTAAAAATACTCCTACACTCCCCGATGCCACCATATAAAATGGTGCCTTCCAAAACGCATAAAGTAAAAGAGGAAATAGTCCATTGATGAAAACTGTAATGATACCACATACAGTCACACCAAACATAAATTTACCGAAGACAATTTCTAGATCCGTAATGGGAGAAGTAAATAGTAACTCAAGGGTTCCTTTGTTTTTTTCTTCCACTATTGAACCCATGGAAATGATCACCATGGCAATTAGGATGGTTGTCATAAATGAAATAAAAGTGATGTAGGTTGCGATTTCATAATTGGCAGTTCCATTAAAATTAAGAATCATCACGAACAATGCATTCAAAAAAGCAGTTCCACCTAACACAAGTGGACCCATATAAGTTCCAAAAAATAATCTTAATTCTTTTTTATAGATCCAAACAGCCGTTTGCCAGTTCATATTTTCTCCATAAAAATTTGTTCAAGTGACACATCTTGTTTTTTTAAAGATTCAATTTGAATCCCAAGAGACAATGCTTTCGAAAACAAAGACTCTTTGAATTGTTTTGGATTTGTTGTGCGAACTAAAAACATTTCTTCTTCTTTGTTTGTTCCCATTTCATTATAATGATCAGCATCTGAAAGTACAGATTTCATAAATTGGTTTAGTTCTTCTTTTGGTTTCCCTGATAGTCCCACTTCCCAACCCGCAAGACGGTTCATCTCTTCCTCTAATCGAGTGAGAGAAAGTTCTTGTTTTAAACTTCCCTTATGGAGGAACAAAAATTTATCACAGGTTTTATAAATCTCTGTCAAGATATGACTGGAGATAAGAACCGTGTGACTTC contains the following coding sequences:
- a CDS encoding motility-associated ABC transporter substrate-binding family protein; its protein translation is MLLSADRVLPFVSLVSLFAYFLFDGMVVDPKRKIIFLGVVFLFLASDTIVRAFSKGIRKEDQNRYIAAVFGIAAFLLSVLRDFLDLKPVVGFNEEVSAIPKVREFLLLCVVLFSLVFLLQIILLEIGKSSLEAQSNLAKSKSSLLQNAVLGFLFVLPILVAVNYFAIKRNYNFDLSSQGKFSLSQISRNLIKPITQDVTITAFYPRPLEADGPANGDKLAAFALTRVRPDIEILLDQIKSENSHITVQFINADVEIDLLKEFGQVSNGTIFVRSKKQSVLTSAIPFAEERVIAKEPKDLEDLERKLVGALLNVTTEQKKVYFTVANGERYGMAFRALPNEQVNRFVSALQFLNFKVAELGFAQGWPSKLPEDADMLVILGPTVPFSKEARDEITKYVLEKNGKILITMEPKGSEDFGWLLQSAGLKFNVSPMIEREEKPGFIVAKRFPENPITELLQKKDTGILFPYSGYLETEPNAPTPFVWKSATLLESGFDAYQDLNKNGKMDANEKKESKILSVVLSPMSLTGEKSGKIILHTGTSWLTDQFIPYVMNSQFSTVSITGLFQDNIVAEIPLKKEEVDTISLSDNQKLVAWVIGVFLFPGFILAVGSYFVYTRRKHSLLEV
- a CDS encoding ABC transporter permease, translated to MNWQTAVWIYKKELRLFFGTYMGPLVLGGTAFLNALFVMILNFNGTANYEIATYITFISFMTTILIAMVIISMGSIVEEKNKGTLELLFTSPITDLEIVFGKFMFGVTVCGIITVFINGLFPLLLYAFWKAPFYMVASGSVGVFLLGVFTFAIGMFGSSLGKNQMISLLISVLIILTLWVVGYFSHLFQATTRKVLFHLHIFSHFAAFAKGVLPLTGIVFFLSGTFLFLYLTVKVLESRRWRG